Proteins from a genomic interval of Rhodothermus marinus:
- a CDS encoding single-stranded DNA-binding protein: protein MEPLQPKRTVNRVILLGRLAAPPEPVSEAGNVCQMVLTTQEQAIGPTGEPAVRLEPHLLQVEDAALRDFCLRHLTVGQILYVEGMLRRNEWPERNAMPVVVLVRKLLVASWDAGEPSA, encoded by the coding sequence ATGGAACCATTGCAGCCGAAGCGGACGGTCAACCGCGTGATCCTGCTGGGGCGGTTGGCCGCGCCGCCAGAGCCGGTTTCGGAGGCCGGCAACGTCTGCCAGATGGTGCTGACCACTCAGGAGCAGGCCATCGGGCCTACGGGCGAACCTGCCGTGCGCCTGGAACCTCACCTGCTGCAGGTCGAAGATGCTGCGCTAAGGGATTTCTGCCTGCGGCACCTGACGGTAGGCCAGATCCTTTACGTCGAGGGCATGTTGCGGCGCAACGAATGGCCGGAGCGTAATGCGATGCCGGTCGTGGTGCTGGTGCGCAAGCTGCTGGTGGCCTCCTGGGATGCGGGCGAGCCTTCCGCGTAA
- a CDS encoding ATP-dependent DNA helicase, which produces MVELSGEQQRILDQLLAWLDRPEAPPIFILTGSAGTGKTLLIRHLVQALHQRRIKYALAAPTGRAARLLADRTGEDARTLHSLIYILDRYQLIEEAEAQAEDPLSLRLHFALRSAELDARLIIVDEASMVGDVVGEQELYRFGSGRLLLDLLSYARLMPRRAGEVSSRLLFVGDPAQLPPVGQSISPALSAEYLRETFGLSAETAHLQTVFRQRKGHPILEAATALRNALENNRFHTFQLPAQPPDLRPVGIEEAIQIAAQDFERQTPSVLLCRTNALARKLNEAVRALLWGKESLPLQPGDLLLVNRNAPLYSLFNGDLVLVETVGPLEHRRVGRRGRPPVDLYFRDVILRYPHDNPRRRITCKLLENLLESPDGQLSPDLIQALLIDFYLRNRTLKPGSPEFHLELARDPYFNALHVRYGYAMTVHKAQGGEWRRAAVVFTDWKHFRHADFFRWAYTAITRAREELLTIDAPAFEAFSEMRWQPAASVPAAEQTAGSAARFPLKALETYHRRLTEALSAEGIETTDVELLQYAVRYHLSREDRTTRIQYYYRGNGQVSRIVTLGGADDPELTQQAYALFERILSEPPPASDELPENPLLREFLERARHRLEGSGIRIVNWKEMPYALRLYFSADGENATIDFYYNRRGVWTHAQQVGRSSSGSLFARIQLLLQSDG; this is translated from the coding sequence ATGGTAGAACTTTCAGGCGAACAGCAGCGCATACTTGATCAGCTACTTGCCTGGCTTGATCGGCCCGAAGCGCCTCCGATCTTCATCCTCACGGGCAGTGCCGGGACCGGCAAAACCCTGCTGATCCGGCACCTGGTGCAAGCGTTGCACCAGCGCCGTATCAAGTACGCGCTGGCTGCCCCCACCGGACGTGCCGCCCGTCTGCTGGCGGATCGTACCGGAGAGGATGCGCGCACGCTGCACAGCCTGATCTACATCCTCGACCGTTATCAGCTCATCGAAGAGGCCGAGGCGCAGGCCGAAGATCCGTTGAGCCTGCGCCTTCACTTTGCGTTGCGGTCTGCCGAGCTCGACGCGCGCCTCATCATTGTGGACGAAGCCTCCATGGTGGGCGACGTGGTTGGCGAGCAGGAACTGTATCGGTTTGGCTCGGGCCGGCTACTGCTCGACCTGCTGAGCTACGCGCGCCTGATGCCACGACGCGCCGGGGAGGTGTCCTCCCGACTGCTGTTCGTCGGCGATCCGGCCCAGCTCCCACCGGTCGGCCAGTCGATCTCGCCCGCACTCTCCGCCGAATATCTCCGGGAAACCTTCGGTCTTTCGGCCGAGACGGCCCATCTGCAAACGGTCTTCCGCCAGCGCAAAGGGCATCCCATTCTGGAGGCGGCCACGGCGCTGCGCAACGCGCTCGAGAACAACCGCTTTCACACGTTTCAACTTCCTGCACAGCCCCCCGACCTTCGCCCGGTCGGTATCGAGGAGGCCATCCAGATTGCCGCGCAGGACTTCGAGCGTCAGACGCCCTCCGTGCTGCTGTGCCGGACCAACGCCCTTGCCCGTAAGCTCAATGAAGCCGTCCGCGCCCTGCTCTGGGGAAAGGAAAGCCTGCCATTACAGCCCGGCGACCTGCTGCTCGTCAACCGCAATGCCCCGCTCTACAGCCTTTTCAACGGCGATCTGGTGCTGGTCGAGACCGTCGGCCCCCTCGAGCATCGTCGCGTGGGACGCCGGGGTCGCCCGCCCGTGGACCTCTACTTTCGCGACGTGATTCTACGCTATCCGCACGACAACCCCCGGAGACGCATCACCTGCAAATTGCTCGAAAACCTGCTCGAGAGCCCGGACGGCCAGCTCTCTCCAGACCTCATTCAGGCGCTGCTGATCGACTTCTACCTGCGCAACCGAACGCTCAAGCCCGGCTCGCCTGAGTTTCATCTGGAACTGGCACGCGACCCGTACTTCAACGCACTGCACGTCCGCTACGGCTATGCCATGACCGTCCACAAGGCGCAGGGTGGTGAGTGGCGCCGGGCGGCCGTGGTGTTCACCGACTGGAAACACTTCCGCCATGCCGACTTCTTCCGCTGGGCCTACACGGCCATCACTCGTGCCCGCGAGGAATTGCTGACCATCGATGCACCCGCCTTCGAGGCGTTTTCGGAGATGCGCTGGCAGCCGGCCGCTTCCGTCCCCGCCGCTGAGCAGACTGCTGGCTCAGCGGCGCGTTTTCCTCTGAAGGCGCTGGAAACCTACCACCGACGCCTCACCGAAGCGCTCAGCGCAGAAGGCATCGAGACGACCGACGTCGAACTGCTGCAGTATGCAGTACGCTATCATCTCAGCCGGGAAGATCGCACGACCCGAATTCAGTACTACTACCGTGGCAACGGGCAGGTCAGCCGCATTGTCACGCTGGGCGGCGCCGACGATCCCGAGCTGACGCAGCAGGCCTATGCCCTGTTCGAGCGCATCCTTTCCGAGCCGCCCCCCGCTTCGGATGAGCTCCCGGAAAACCCCTTACTCCGCGAGTTCCTCGAGCGGGCCCGGCATCGTCTGGAAGGATCCGGCATTCGGATCGTCAACTGGAAAGAAATGCCCTATGCCCTCCGCCTTTACTTCAGCGCTGACGGCGAAAATGCCACCATCGACTTTTACTACAACCGACGGGGTGTCTGGACCCACGCGCAGCAAGTAGGGCGATCGAGCTCCGGCTCGCTCTTCGCACGCATTCAATTGCTGCTACAGTCCGACGGCTGA
- a CDS encoding DUF7017 domain-containing protein, which produces MTTAISTEELRRFKALCQQKNFGQALPLARRFHPLLVQNVHLARQWGWVIYERLKDLAEQARAKQAPASRQANSLPEHLSRKIREALVEYARLPNLHTPDLLHAMILVMVCRIGIRWSGVLGFLYHVRAFDTLRPEDRLPKTYGDRTYPSIEQLLTQTVAAALAKLPLRDQRPEVLDWACVQVQQRLDRFPDEPWIPYHLACYLIKKQRGPDARPLLAPVLLQHRHKSWIWERVARANHDRPEHRLTALTQALRLAERELPAVRFRLHLELADLLATRQRHDEAAAQLQAARRLEEQLGRNVRDDRNPLWQRYRHMLQQPWFRQRAEQTNLPRTPTLTIEPEAMLYEHLPTTESSGVIIGHNSEKGLTIIRLSPSKIVCVKHRKFPDASRLEPGTVVWLRLVAEQVVALEPRPDHPLPDLVRWFRGRLLQPDGRAFAFVITGDEQRIFIPPRLNRKLNLEADATVEVLAERTIDPTKNTHSWSALKVKPVADQ; this is translated from the coding sequence ATGACCACCGCCATCTCGACTGAAGAGCTCCGGCGCTTTAAAGCGTTGTGCCAGCAGAAAAACTTCGGGCAGGCGCTCCCCCTGGCCCGGCGCTTTCATCCGCTGCTTGTTCAGAACGTCCATCTGGCCAGACAGTGGGGCTGGGTGATCTACGAACGACTGAAAGATCTGGCAGAGCAGGCGCGCGCAAAGCAAGCCCCGGCATCCCGCCAGGCGAACAGCCTGCCCGAACATCTTTCCCGCAAGATCCGTGAAGCCCTGGTCGAATATGCCCGGCTCCCGAATCTGCATACCCCTGATTTGCTACATGCAATGATACTCGTCATGGTCTGCCGCATCGGGATCCGATGGTCCGGCGTGCTGGGCTTTCTGTACCACGTGCGCGCCTTCGACACGCTGCGCCCCGAGGACAGGCTTCCAAAGACCTACGGGGATCGGACCTATCCCTCGATCGAACAACTGCTGACGCAGACGGTGGCCGCCGCCCTTGCAAAGCTCCCCCTCCGGGACCAGCGGCCTGAGGTGCTGGACTGGGCCTGTGTGCAGGTGCAGCAGCGCCTCGACCGCTTTCCTGACGAGCCATGGATTCCCTATCACCTGGCCTGCTATCTGATCAAAAAGCAACGAGGTCCGGACGCACGTCCGCTGCTGGCCCCCGTGCTCCTGCAACACCGCCATAAGAGCTGGATCTGGGAACGGGTGGCACGGGCCAACCACGACCGGCCAGAACATCGCCTGACGGCCCTGACGCAGGCCCTGCGGCTCGCAGAGCGGGAGCTGCCCGCCGTCCGTTTCAGGCTACACCTGGAGCTGGCAGATCTGCTGGCCACCCGGCAGCGCCACGATGAAGCCGCTGCCCAGCTTCAGGCTGCCCGCCGCCTGGAAGAACAGCTCGGCCGTAACGTGCGCGACGACCGCAATCCTCTCTGGCAACGCTATCGGCACATGTTGCAGCAACCCTGGTTCCGGCAACGGGCCGAGCAGACCAACCTGCCCCGGACACCCACCCTTACCATCGAGCCCGAAGCAATGCTCTACGAACACCTGCCGACCACGGAATCCTCTGGCGTGATCATCGGCCACAACTCCGAAAAAGGTCTCACGATCATTCGCCTGTCCCCGTCGAAAATAGTCTGCGTCAAACACAGGAAATTTCCCGACGCTTCCCGGCTCGAACCGGGCACGGTGGTCTGGCTGCGCCTGGTAGCAGAGCAGGTGGTGGCGCTCGAGCCGCGGCCGGACCATCCGCTTCCTGATCTGGTCCGGTGGTTTCGGGGCCGCCTGCTGCAACCCGACGGACGCGCTTTCGCCTTCGTAATTACCGGGGACGAGCAGCGCATCTTTATCCCACCCCGGCTTAACAGGAAGTTAAACCTGGAGGCAGACGCTACCGTGGAGGTGCTGGCCGAGCGCACCATCGACCCCACGAAAAACACACACTCCTGGAGCGCCCTGAAAGTTAAACCCGTTGCTGACCAATAG
- a CDS encoding TIGR02710 family CRISPR-associated protein — translation MRVRFLLVRLPFQRSLVLVMQELEGQQRVGVVPVIAPGETFHDEQAYRIFQEVDAGRLPAGAEIVGEFEFPDEEAAQEAARRFAQDLKESLWGEEVAAQEQHAPSRVETVLLLTVGGSPEPLIRAVQRLDPSQSFVCFICSPDSRRLVETAGDAPNIPRAAGLPATHYAVEVWSDPDDLAGCVSALFALHRRIRSRFPEARVVANYTGGTKTMSAALVIGAVLLGWELQLNVGVRRDLRQVLAGTDVPMRVAADDVLLHLELRLLRQALDRYDYVAAAEIVRELLRTLSLSGARRTQVLRLYQIVQGLAAWDVGQYRQALVGFGMAGAHGSAWLPRLRTLAEAQKPGLEAVADLLLAAARRAHQGRYDDAVVRLVRAVELFGTVRLQQAHGIDIRHPDQARLPEVLRAEPAVSRDRWPGSPELSYHMLEALGDPVGQLFARRRSVLREALERCRDSLLLAGSAALDEQEYEAVRNRLEGFLHEAARVVAESLRAPQLPRSEVLEWVELGPAGA, via the coding sequence ATGCGCGTGCGTTTTCTGCTGGTGCGGCTGCCGTTCCAACGGTCGCTGGTGCTTGTGATGCAGGAGCTGGAAGGGCAGCAACGCGTGGGTGTTGTGCCAGTAATCGCTCCCGGAGAAACCTTCCATGATGAGCAGGCCTATCGGATTTTTCAGGAGGTCGATGCGGGGCGGCTGCCCGCAGGCGCCGAGATCGTCGGGGAGTTCGAGTTTCCCGATGAGGAGGCGGCGCAGGAAGCGGCCCGGAGGTTTGCGCAGGACCTGAAGGAATCACTCTGGGGCGAGGAGGTAGCGGCCCAGGAGCAGCACGCGCCTTCCCGTGTCGAAACCGTACTGCTGCTTACGGTGGGCGGTTCACCCGAGCCGCTGATTCGGGCCGTGCAGCGGCTCGACCCGTCGCAGAGCTTTGTGTGCTTCATCTGCTCGCCCGACTCGCGGCGGCTGGTGGAAACAGCGGGCGATGCGCCGAACATTCCCCGAGCGGCAGGGCTGCCCGCGACGCATTATGCCGTGGAGGTGTGGTCCGATCCGGACGATCTGGCCGGTTGTGTGTCGGCCCTGTTTGCACTGCACCGGCGGATCCGGTCGCGATTTCCCGAGGCGCGCGTGGTGGCCAACTATACCGGCGGGACCAAGACGATGTCGGCGGCGCTGGTGATCGGGGCCGTGTTGCTGGGCTGGGAGTTGCAACTGAACGTCGGTGTGCGGCGCGATCTACGTCAGGTCCTTGCCGGGACGGACGTTCCCATGCGTGTGGCGGCCGACGACGTGCTGCTGCACCTTGAACTGCGTTTGCTGCGTCAGGCGCTGGATCGGTACGACTACGTGGCGGCTGCAGAGATCGTGCGCGAGTTGCTGCGTACCCTTTCGCTGAGCGGCGCACGTCGCACGCAGGTATTGCGGCTGTATCAGATTGTACAGGGGCTGGCGGCCTGGGACGTGGGGCAGTACCGGCAGGCGCTGGTGGGCTTCGGTATGGCAGGAGCGCATGGGAGCGCGTGGCTGCCGCGACTTCGGACGCTGGCCGAAGCGCAGAAGCCCGGCCTGGAGGCAGTGGCCGATCTGCTGCTTGCGGCGGCACGCCGGGCGCATCAGGGACGTTACGACGACGCGGTCGTGCGTCTGGTGCGGGCCGTGGAGCTTTTCGGGACGGTGCGGTTGCAGCAGGCGCATGGCATCGACATCAGGCATCCGGATCAGGCGCGCCTACCGGAAGTGTTGCGGGCAGAACCGGCGGTGTCGCGGGATCGCTGGCCGGGTTCCCCGGAGTTGAGCTATCATATGCTGGAGGCGCTTGGCGATCCGGTGGGGCAGTTGTTTGCCCGACGGCGTTCGGTGTTGCGCGAGGCGCTGGAACGCTGTCGCGACTCTCTTCTGCTGGCGGGTAGTGCCGCGCTTGACGAACAGGAGTACGAAGCGGTGCGCAACAGGCTGGAGGGTTTTCTGCACGAAGCGGCCCGGGTGGTAGCGGAGTCGCTGCGCGCGCCCCAGTTGCCGCGTTCGGAGGTGCTGGAGTGGGTGGAACTCGGGCCGGCCGGGGCTTGA